From a region of the Deinococcus aestuarii genome:
- a CDS encoding FAD-dependent oxidoreductase, producing MSLPYTTNPRSWDVLVAGGGTAGAIAGIAAARAGARVLVVEAQGSLGGTGTNAWVTPLMRNVSAGRNLNRGLTDELKARLHARGDGATDPGGNDNWFNPEGMKFVLEEMLLESGGEVLYHTHVVQPLVEEGRITALVVHNKGGLQALRAEVFIDSTGDADVAVGAGVPFHAGDEEGLHQAMSLRFTLAGVDTERLCAFLNARGQGQTGPSFLHFWMVWGKRSTLEPLFREAVAAGVLEERDGDYFQGFSVPGRPGEISFNCPRIRAELNDGADPWHLSAAQTDGRVAIDRLTAFCRRYLEGCESAYIGTVAPMVGVRETRRVKGEYTLTLEDILDCRRFEDSICRNHYPVDIHSVKGGARLLHEREGTAPYFAPDAYHEIPYRAIVPYGITNLLVPGRAASSTFEAQSAIRVQQNCHTMGEAAGIAAAWAAREQGGRVRCVDVAALQTEMRRLGGNV from the coding sequence GTGAGTCTCCCCTACACCACCAACCCCCGCTCCTGGGATGTCCTCGTCGCCGGGGGCGGCACCGCGGGCGCCATTGCGGGCATCGCCGCCGCGCGGGCCGGGGCGCGGGTGCTCGTCGTGGAGGCGCAGGGGAGCCTCGGCGGCACGGGCACGAACGCCTGGGTCACGCCGCTGATGCGCAACGTCTCGGCGGGGCGGAACCTGAACCGGGGGCTGACGGACGAACTCAAGGCCCGCCTCCACGCGCGGGGCGACGGTGCCACCGACCCCGGCGGCAACGACAACTGGTTCAACCCCGAGGGCATGAAGTTCGTGCTGGAGGAGATGCTGCTGGAGTCGGGCGGCGAGGTGCTGTACCACACGCACGTCGTCCAGCCGCTCGTGGAGGAGGGGCGGATTACAGCGCTCGTCGTCCACAACAAGGGCGGATTGCAGGCGCTCCGGGCGGAGGTCTTCATCGACTCGACGGGGGATGCAGACGTGGCGGTGGGCGCGGGTGTCCCCTTCCACGCGGGCGACGAGGAGGGCCTTCACCAGGCGATGAGCCTGCGCTTCACGCTCGCGGGGGTAGATACGGAGCGGCTGTGCGCCTTCCTGAATGCCCGAGGGCAGGGGCAGACGGGGCCCAGCTTCCTGCACTTCTGGATGGTGTGGGGCAAGCGGTCCACGCTCGAACCCCTCTTCCGGGAGGCGGTGGCGGCGGGCGTGCTGGAGGAGCGCGACGGCGATTACTTCCAGGGCTTCAGCGTGCCGGGGCGGCCCGGCGAGATCAGCTTCAACTGCCCGCGCATCCGGGCCGAGTTGAACGACGGCGCGGACCCCTGGCACCTCAGCGCGGCGCAGACGGACGGGCGGGTAGCCATTGACCGGCTCACGGCCTTCTGCCGCCGCTACCTGGAGGGGTGCGAGTCGGCCTACATCGGCACCGTCGCCCCGATGGTGGGGGTGCGGGAGACGCGGCGTGTCAAAGGCGAGTACACGCTGACGCTGGAGGACATTCTGGATTGCCGCCGCTTCGAGGACTCGATCTGCCGCAACCACTACCCGGTGGACATCCACTCGGTCAAGGGCGGGGCGCGGCTGCTTCACGAGCGGGAGGGCACGGCGCCGTATTTCGCCCCCGATGCCTACCACGAGATTCCGTACCGCGCCATCGTGCCGTATGGGATCACCAACCTCCTCGTGCCGGGCCGCGCGGCGTCGAGCACCTTCGAGGCGCAGTCGGCGATCCGGGTGCAGCAAAACTGTCACACGATGGGCGAGGCGGCGGGGATCGCGGCGGCGTGGGCGGCGCGGGAGCAGGGGGGCCGGGTGCGCTGCGTGGACGTGGCGGCCTTGCAAACGGAGATGCGAAGGCTGGGGGGGAATGTGTGA
- a CDS encoding response regulator yields MLSSETTPIEILLVEDTEADILLTEEAFAAAGIANRLHVVRDGVDALAFLRGEGVYAGVPRPDVILLDINMPRMNGLELLAVLKRDPLLMTIPVIILTTSQAEEDILRSYQAHAASYVVKPIDFDRFYEAIQALGRYMLTIVRVPPG; encoded by the coding sequence ATGCTCAGCTCCGAAACCACCCCTATCGAGATTCTCCTCGTCGAGGACACCGAGGCCGACATCCTCCTGACCGAGGAAGCTTTTGCCGCCGCCGGAATCGCCAACCGCCTGCACGTCGTGCGTGACGGGGTGGACGCCCTCGCTTTCCTGCGGGGCGAGGGCGTCTACGCGGGTGTCCCCCGCCCGGACGTGATTTTGCTCGACATCAACATGCCGCGCATGAACGGCCTCGAACTCCTCGCCGTCCTCAAACGTGACCCCCTGCTGATGACCATTCCCGTCATCATCCTGACGACCAGCCAGGCCGAGGAGGACATCCTGCGGTCATATCAGGCTCACGCCGCGAGCTACGTCGTCAAACCCATCGACTTCGACCGCTTCTACGAGGCGATTCAGGCGCTGGGCCGCTACATGCTGACCATCGTGCGGGTGCCGCCGGGGTAG
- a CDS encoding S1C family serine protease — MKKNLSLLALTGTLALGAFAGFQVSERTNAQSSTVPAAVTQTATPSSAGTSSPVYDSGRARTESEANTVNVVKQRQDGLVYIGVTEGAGSGPQAELRQRLQDQFGPDIPGLPEGGPGGVQQGTGSGFFVNSQGDIITNNHVVEGASEITIRLHGSKQTYQARVIGRAPDFDLALIRAEGLPRNAVRPIPLGDSSRLDVGLKAIAMGAPFGLDFSVSEGIISSLERTVPVGTKGVSQSVIQTDAAINPGNSGGPLLNSAGQVIGVNTQILTGGSGQSAGVGFAIPVNTVKRLLSQLQAGGELRTPTLGIGFTDLSALSQGERQRLNLPATGALVGQVYPGSPAARAGLRGSTQPAATNPPQGFQGQGAQAQPQIATGGDIITAVDGQPVTEGDDLRRAIIAKRIGDSVRLTVQRDGETREVTVELQAFEIPGAGQ; from the coding sequence GTGAAGAAGAACCTCTCCCTGCTGGCCCTGACAGGCACGCTCGCGCTCGGGGCGTTCGCGGGTTTTCAAGTGTCGGAGCGGACGAACGCGCAGAGTTCAACCGTGCCGGCCGCCGTGACTCAGACGGCGACCCCTTCCTCCGCTGGGACCTCCTCCCCCGTCTACGATTCGGGCCGCGCCCGCACCGAGTCGGAGGCGAACACCGTGAATGTCGTCAAGCAGCGCCAGGACGGCCTCGTGTACATCGGCGTGACCGAGGGAGCGGGCAGCGGGCCCCAGGCCGAACTCCGCCAGCGGTTGCAAGACCAGTTCGGCCCCGACATCCCCGGCCTGCCGGAAGGGGGCCCCGGCGGCGTGCAGCAGGGCACCGGCAGCGGCTTCTTCGTGAACAGCCAGGGCGACATCATCACCAACAACCACGTTGTCGAGGGGGCCAGCGAGATCACCATCCGCCTCCACGGCAGCAAGCAGACCTACCAGGCGAGGGTGATCGGCCGCGCTCCCGACTTCGACCTCGCCCTGATCCGCGCCGAGGGGCTGCCGCGGAACGCCGTCAGGCCCATCCCGCTCGGCGACTCCTCCCGGCTCGACGTGGGCCTCAAGGCCATCGCGATGGGTGCTCCCTTCGGCCTCGACTTCAGCGTGTCGGAAGGCATCATCTCCAGCCTGGAGCGCACCGTGCCCGTCGGCACCAAGGGCGTCAGCCAGAGCGTCATCCAGACCGACGCGGCGATCAACCCCGGCAACTCGGGCGGCCCCCTCCTCAACAGCGCCGGGCAGGTCATCGGCGTGAACACCCAGATTCTGACGGGCGGCAGCGGCCAGAGCGCGGGCGTGGGCTTCGCCATCCCCGTGAACACCGTCAAGAGGTTGCTGTCTCAACTCCAGGCGGGCGGCGAGTTGCGCACCCCCACCCTGGGCATCGGGTTCACCGACCTGAGCGCCCTCTCGCAAGGCGAGCGCCAGCGGCTCAACCTCCCGGCGACGGGCGCCCTGGTGGGGCAGGTCTACCCCGGCAGCCCGGCGGCACGGGCGGGGCTCAGGGGGAGCACCCAGCCCGCCGCGACCAACCCGCCCCAGGGCTTCCAGGGACAGGGTGCTCAGGCTCAGCCCCAGATCGCCACGGGCGGCGACATCATCACCGCCGTGGACGGCCAGCCGGTCACCGAGGGCGACGACCTGCGCCGGGCGATCATCGCCAAGCGCATCGGCGACAGCGTGCGGCTCACCGTGCAGCGGGATGGGGAGACGCGAGAGGTGACGGTGGAGCTCCAGGCGTTCGAGATTCCGGGTGCGGGGCAGTAG
- a CDS encoding DinB family protein — MNLLQASLAGGAAFREPSQLLDGLTFEVASRPVPGVPYTLVALLAHLAVTTRASLDLASGRTQAWPEGLDVWPDPPVTEAAWRHLMDELTLELAEAQALGGDPSERARDVLTDLAAHNAYHWGQVALLRRVLGDWPGDGE, encoded by the coding sequence ATGAATCTCCTGCAAGCCTCCCTGGCGGGCGGGGCCGCCTTCCGCGAGCCGTCGCAGCTTCTCGACGGCCTGACTTTCGAGGTCGCCTCCCGGCCCGTGCCCGGCGTTCCCTACACCCTCGTGGCGCTGCTCGCCCACCTCGCCGTCACCACGCGGGCCAGCCTCGACCTCGCCTCGGGCCGCACCCAGGCGTGGCCGGAAGGGCTCGACGTGTGGCCGGACCCGCCCGTCACCGAGGCGGCCTGGCGGCACCTGATGGACGAACTCACCCTCGAACTCGCCGAGGCACAGGCGCTGGGGGGGGACCCCTCGGAGCGGGCGCGGGACGTGCTGACCGACCTCGCCGCGCATAACGCCTACCACTGGGGGCAGGTGGCCCTGTTGCGGAGAGTGCTCGGCGACTGGCCGGGGGACGGCGAATGA
- a CDS encoding histidine phosphatase family protein, whose protein sequence is MRGSGGLSAVSDGPKIAAGTLLLIRHAKATGQAPDATLTPEGEAQAARLAEQLADLGITRIVNSPWKRAVDTVGPLAQRLGPEVETDGRLTERALSGFDLPDWMTHLRASFADAELTLAGGESGTAARTRVGQALAGARGPRGLTAVVTHGNLLALALGLDFEGWAKLRTPDVWQLGTEGRAARLETA, encoded by the coding sequence GTGAGGGGGAGCGGTGGGCTCTCCGCCGTCAGCGATGGGCCGAAGATCGCGGCGGGGACACTCCTCCTCATCCGCCACGCGAAGGCGACCGGACAGGCTCCCGACGCGACGCTGACTCCCGAGGGCGAGGCTCAGGCGGCACGATTGGCCGAACAGCTCGCCGACCTGGGCATCACCCGCATCGTGAACAGCCCGTGGAAACGCGCGGTGGACACGGTGGGTCCCCTGGCCCAGCGGCTGGGGCCGGAGGTCGAGACGGACGGGCGGTTGACGGAGCGGGCGCTGAGCGGCTTTGACCTGCCCGACTGGATGACGCATCTGCGGGCCAGCTTCGCGGACGCCGAACTCACGCTGGCCGGGGGTGAATCGGGTACGGCGGCGCGGACTCGCGTCGGCCAGGCCCTCGCCGGTGCCCGCGGTCCACGCGGCCTCACCGCCGTCGTCACCCACGGCAACCTGCTCGCCCTGGCGCTGGGACTGGACTTCGAGGGCTGGGCGAAGCTCCGTACTCCCGACGTGTGGCAACTGGGCACGGAAGGACGAGCGGCGCGACTGGAGACGGCATGA
- a CDS encoding GNAT family N-acetyltransferase produces the protein MSPESQVTNNEQERRYELRLDGNVVGIAEYRPAGPALMFTHTEVEEGHEGQGLGSQLVQAALDDARAQGRQVVPMCPFVAAFIREHREYVDLVQPGQRGVFGL, from the coding sequence ATGAGCCCCGAATCCCAGGTGACGAACAACGAGCAGGAGCGCCGCTACGAACTCCGTCTGGACGGCAACGTCGTGGGCATCGCCGAGTACCGCCCGGCGGGGCCCGCGCTGATGTTCACCCACACCGAGGTCGAGGAGGGCCACGAGGGACAGGGGCTGGGCTCGCAGCTCGTCCAGGCCGCGCTCGACGACGCCCGCGCCCAGGGGCGGCAGGTCGTGCCCATGTGCCCCTTCGTGGCGGCCTTTATCCGCGAGCACCGCGAGTACGTGGACCTCGTGCAGCCGGGGCAGCGGGGGGTCTTCGGGCTGTAA
- a CDS encoding S1 RNA-binding domain-containing protein, translated as MVQLDPGAVVEGRVTRVTDFGAFIQFENGETGLVHISQIAHSFVRNIHDHVREGENVEVKVLGRDERGRLDLSIKELLEEPEEIPRPRAIGRQSPQFEAKLRSFMRDAKERGGGGGGGKKGPAASKRKK; from the coding sequence TTGGTGCAGCTTGACCCCGGCGCGGTCGTCGAGGGCCGTGTCACGCGCGTCACCGACTTCGGTGCGTTTATCCAGTTCGAGAACGGCGAGACCGGCCTCGTCCACATCTCGCAGATCGCGCACTCCTTCGTGCGGAACATCCACGATCATGTCCGCGAGGGCGAGAACGTGGAGGTCAAGGTGCTGGGCCGCGACGAGCGGGGCCGCCTCGACCTCTCCATCAAGGAGCTGCTCGAAGAGCCCGAAGAGATTCCGCGCCCCCGCGCCATCGGTCGCCAGAGCCCGCAGTTCGAGGCCAAGCTGCGCTCCTTCATGCGCGACGCCAAGGAACGCGGCGGCGGCGGTGGGGGCGGCAAGAAGGGCCCCGCCGCCTCCAAGCGCAAGAAGTAG
- a CDS encoding MFS transporter gives MTASSPSPRPVPWVTRLTLLLSATLTIMSGATIAPSLPAMQAHFTQVHSAGLPNADVLVRLTVTVVGLAIAVSAPLSGYLTDRIGRRPVLVVAMVLYALAGSSGLYAPDLTTLMLGRVLLGLAVGATMTAGSALVADLFAGEERARFLGLQSAFTSLGGVIFLPLGGLLASVGWRAPFAVYLAALLIVPLALRLPRGETAGARGAGDAAERVPWRWVLPAYAVALGYMLVFYLMPTQLPYRLEGLGVAPAQVGFVMGVSTLSGAVAALWFSRRGGTRTPALTAGLSLLAMATGWTVVSLAPGTGWVVPGLIVGGAGAGLVTPNLTTFLAALAPAHARGRVMSGLSASIFLGQFLSPLLAQPFVRGDDVSHTFAGGAVFAALIGAGLLVAGLRLAAGRSAAAG, from the coding sequence ATGACGGCCTCCTCCCCTTCCCCACGGCCGGTGCCGTGGGTCACGCGGCTGACGCTGCTGCTGAGCGCCACCCTCACCATCATGAGCGGGGCGACCATCGCGCCCTCGCTGCCCGCCATGCAGGCGCACTTTACGCAGGTGCACAGTGCGGGGCTGCCGAACGCCGACGTGCTCGTGCGCCTGACCGTGACGGTGGTCGGCCTCGCCATCGCCGTCAGTGCGCCCCTGAGTGGCTATCTCACCGACCGGATCGGGCGGCGTCCGGTCCTCGTCGTGGCGATGGTGCTGTACGCCCTCGCCGGGTCGAGCGGGCTGTACGCGCCGGACCTGACCACCCTGATGCTCGGGCGGGTGCTCCTCGGGCTCGCGGTGGGGGCGACGATGACGGCGGGGTCGGCCCTGGTGGCGGACCTCTTCGCCGGGGAGGAGCGGGCGCGCTTTCTGGGGTTGCAAAGTGCCTTTACCAGCCTCGGCGGGGTGATCTTCCTGCCGCTGGGCGGACTCCTGGCGAGTGTGGGGTGGCGCGCCCCCTTCGCGGTGTACCTCGCCGCCCTCCTGATCGTGCCGCTGGCGTTGCGGCTGCCGCGCGGGGAGACGGCGGGGGCGAGGGGCGCCGGGGACGCCGCCGAGCGCGTGCCGTGGCGGTGGGTTCTCCCGGCCTACGCGGTGGCGCTGGGATACATGCTGGTCTTCTACCTGATGCCCACCCAGCTCCCCTACCGCCTGGAGGGGCTGGGGGTGGCCCCGGCGCAGGTCGGCTTCGTGATGGGGGTCAGCACCCTGTCGGGCGCCGTCGCGGCGCTGTGGTTCTCGCGGCGGGGCGGCACCCGCACCCCGGCCCTCACGGCGGGCCTGAGCCTGCTGGCGATGGCGACCGGGTGGACGGTGGTGAGCCTCGCCCCCGGCACCGGGTGGGTCGTCCCCGGCCTGATCGTCGGCGGGGCGGGCGCGGGTCTGGTGACCCCGAACCTCACGACCTTCCTCGCGGCCCTCGCCCCGGCCCACGCGCGGGGAAGGGTGATGAGCGGGCTGTCGGCGAGCATCTTCCTGGGGCAGTTCCTCTCGCCGCTGCTCGCCCAACCCTTCGTGCGCGGGGACGACGTGAGCCACACCTTCGCGGGGGGAGCGGTGTTCGCGGCGCTGATCGGGGCAGGCCTTCTGGTGGCCGGGCTCCGGCTGGCGGCGGGGCGGTCGGCGGCGGCGGGGTGA
- a CDS encoding alpha/beta hydrolase family protein, whose product MTERTFNPADPHATPSYDGTPYLIERRVLAGVPVLIERPAELADVRAVCLTYHGAWAAKEGKLGVYSGLTAHGWAVVVPDAALHGERLGDTPPGLNAREYVWESVRRTVAEAPALLDALAELFGPVPVSVTGSSMGGYVTQTLARTERRVRRAAALISSGVWHEPEVGRPELRAFLEAHRPLTHAGDAPPTPLLLASGDVDPAFPLSAHHVPTAAAYREAYMRAGCPDAFRETVFPGVGHYTSQKMRDETVRFLLGP is encoded by the coding sequence ATGACCGAGCGAACCTTCAACCCCGCCGACCCCCACGCCACGCCCAGCTATGACGGCACCCCGTACCTGATCGAGCGGCGGGTGCTGGCGGGCGTTCCCGTCCTGATCGAGCGACCTGCGGAACTGGCCGACGTGCGGGCCGTCTGCCTCACCTACCACGGGGCTTGGGCGGCGAAGGAAGGGAAGCTCGGCGTGTACTCCGGGCTCACCGCGCACGGCTGGGCCGTCGTCGTCCCGGACGCGGCGCTGCACGGCGAGCGGCTGGGAGACACGCCGCCCGGGCTCAACGCCCGCGAGTACGTCTGGGAGAGCGTGCGCCGGACGGTGGCGGAGGCCCCGGCCCTGCTGGACGCCCTGGCGGAGCTGTTCGGTCCGGTTCCCGTCTCCGTCACCGGGTCGAGCATGGGCGGGTACGTGACGCAGACCCTCGCGCGGACCGAGAGGCGGGTGCGGCGGGCGGCGGCCCTGATCTCGTCCGGCGTCTGGCACGAGCCCGAGGTCGGGAGGCCGGAACTGCGCGCCTTCCTGGAGGCCCACCGCCCCCTCACCCACGCCGGGGACGCCCCGCCCACCCCCCTCCTGCTGGCGAGCGGGGACGTGGACCCGGCCTTTCCCCTCTCCGCGCACCATGTCCCCACCGCGGCCGCATACCGCGAGGCCTACATGCGGGCGGGATGCCCCGATGCCTTCCGCGAGACCGTGTTTCCGGGAGTCGGGCACTACACGAGTCAGAAGATGCGGGACGAGACCGTCCGGTTCCTGCTTGGTCCCTGA
- a CDS encoding VOC family protein, with product MNLNHVNLAVTDVGATVALLETYFGFRRTRLVTGDMAFLRDDSGALLSLFQEDDVIYPPMFHIGFTRNTVEEVDEVYRRLVEGGFHPQAPREDHGRWTFYLMTPGGFTVEVQKFHRELL from the coding sequence ATGAACCTCAATCACGTCAACCTGGCGGTCACCGATGTGGGGGCCACCGTCGCCCTCCTGGAAACCTACTTCGGATTTCGCCGGACCCGGCTGGTGACCGGGGACATGGCGTTCCTGCGCGACGACAGCGGTGCCCTTCTCTCCCTCTTCCAGGAGGACGACGTGATCTATCCGCCCATGTTCCACATCGGGTTCACCCGGAACACCGTCGAGGAGGTCGATGAGGTGTACCGCCGCCTCGTGGAAGGCGGCTTTCACCCGCAGGCCCCCAGGGAGGACCACGGCCGCTGGACGTTCTACCTCATGACACCGGGGGGCTTCACGGTCGAGGTCCAGAAATTTCACCGGGAACTGCTGTAG
- a CDS encoding [LysW]-aminoadipate kinase — MIVVKVGGSAGIDYDAVCADLAARWKEGGRFVLVHGGSGETNRVAEALGHPPRFVTSPSGYTSRFTDRETLEIFEMVYCGKMNKGIVERLQRLGVNAVGLSGLDGRIFEGRHKDSVRAVENGKVRVLRGDHTGTVERVNVDLVHLLLGAGYLPVLTPPAASYEGVAINVDGDRAAAALAVALGADALLLLSNVPGLLREYPDESSLIREIPANDVESYLEFARDRMKKKVLGAAEAVQGGVKRVIFGDARAGQPVSAALGGAGTVVS, encoded by the coding sequence ATGATCGTCGTCAAAGTGGGCGGAAGCGCCGGGATCGACTACGACGCCGTGTGCGCCGACCTCGCCGCGCGGTGGAAGGAGGGCGGGCGGTTCGTGCTCGTCCACGGGGGGAGCGGGGAGACGAACCGGGTCGCCGAGGCGCTGGGGCACCCGCCGCGGTTCGTGACCAGCCCGAGCGGGTACACGTCGCGCTTCACCGACCGCGAGACGCTGGAGATCTTCGAGATGGTGTACTGCGGCAAGATGAACAAGGGCATCGTCGAGCGGCTTCAGCGCCTCGGCGTGAACGCGGTGGGCCTCAGCGGGCTCGACGGGCGCATCTTCGAGGGCCGCCACAAGGACTCCGTGCGCGCGGTCGAGAACGGCAAGGTCCGGGTGTTGCGGGGGGATCACACGGGCACCGTCGAGCGGGTGAACGTGGACCTCGTTCACCTCCTGCTGGGCGCGGGCTACCTCCCCGTCCTGACGCCCCCCGCCGCGAGTTACGAGGGCGTGGCGATCAACGTGGACGGCGACCGGGCCGCCGCCGCCCTGGCCGTGGCGCTGGGGGCCGACGCGCTGCTCCTCCTCTCCAACGTGCCCGGCCTGCTGCGGGAGTACCCGGACGAGAGCAGCCTGATTCGGGAGATTCCGGCGAACGACGTGGAGAGCTACCTGGAATTCGCCCGGGACCGCATGAAGAAGAAGGTGCTCGGCGCCGCCGAGGCCGTGCAGGGTGGGGTGAAGCGCGTCATCTTCGGGGACGCCCGGGCGGGGCAGCCGGTGAGCGCGGCGCTGGGCGGGGCGGGGACGGTGGTGAGTTAA
- the yjjX gene encoding inosine/xanthosine triphosphatase, whose protein sequence is MRVRVGSLNPAKVRPVREVFGAWWPDAEVEGVAVPSGVPEQPVGEAQTREGAVNRARAALVGADWGVGLEGGVSFEGEEARLFGFVAVARGHRVEVARTAEVRLPPVVAARVRAGEEVGPVMDGVLGTVDVKRGVGSVGVLSRGLVTRADVWRQAVAFAAVPFLDPGLYPEP, encoded by the coding sequence ATGAGGGTCCGGGTGGGCAGCCTCAACCCCGCGAAGGTGCGGCCCGTGCGCGAGGTGTTCGGCGCGTGGTGGCCGGACGCCGAGGTGGAGGGCGTGGCCGTGCCCAGCGGCGTGCCGGAACAGCCCGTCGGGGAGGCGCAGACGCGCGAAGGGGCGGTGAACCGGGCGCGGGCGGCCCTCGTCGGCGCGGACTGGGGCGTCGGGCTGGAGGGCGGCGTGAGCTTCGAGGGGGAGGAGGCGCGGCTCTTCGGCTTCGTCGCGGTGGCACGGGGACACCGGGTAGAGGTGGCGCGCACGGCGGAGGTGCGGCTGCCTCCGGTCGTCGCGGCGCGGGTGCGGGCGGGCGAGGAAGTCGGCCCGGTGATGGACGGGGTGCTCGGCACGGTGGACGTGAAGCGTGGGGTGGGGAGCGTCGGCGTGCTCAGCCGGGGGCTCGTCACACGGGCGGACGTGTGGCGGCAGGCGGTGGCGTTCGCCGCCGTGCCCTTCCTCGACCCGGGGTTGTACCCTGAGCCATGA
- a CDS encoding FAD-binding dehydrogenase, producing MHTPDTDVIVVGAGIAGLTAAAEIADAGRRVLLLDQEGEQSLGGQAFWSFGGLFLIDSPEQRRLGIRDSRELAGRDWAVTAGFDRAEDHWPRRWASAYLDFAAGEKRSWLTGQGMRFFPAVGWAERGGQGADAPGNSVPRFHITWGTGPGVVEPFERRVREHVGTGRIALRFRHRVRGLNITNGVVHGVYGDVLEPSDVGRGEASSRVVVDDFSLNAGAVVVTSGGIGGNFDLVRRNWPVDRMGPPPKFMVAGVPRHVDGELQATVARTGANLIHEDRMWHYTEGLRNWNPVWPGHGIRILPGPSSLWLDPTGRRLPFPHYPGFDTLATLTHITRSGYPHTWFLLNRRIIKKEFGLSGSEQNPDLTGRDVRLVLRRVTGKVPAPVQAFMDHGEDFVIRDNLRDLVAEMNALVGTQDVDYATVEREVQDRDAQLANEVGKDTQLALVRGARGLRSERLMRVSPPAPILDPAGGPLIAVRLNVLTRKTLGGLETDLQGRVLRPGGEVIPGLYAAGEVAGFGGGGMHGYRSLEGTFLGGCLLSGRVAGRASAAAV from the coding sequence ATGCACACCCCTGACACAGACGTGATCGTCGTCGGCGCCGGAATCGCCGGGCTGACCGCCGCCGCAGAAATCGCCGACGCCGGGCGCCGCGTCCTCCTCCTCGACCAGGAGGGCGAGCAGAGCCTGGGCGGCCAGGCCTTCTGGTCCTTCGGCGGCCTCTTCCTGATCGACTCGCCCGAGCAGCGCAGGCTGGGTATCCGTGACTCGCGCGAGCTGGCCGGGCGCGACTGGGCGGTCACCGCGGGCTTCGACCGGGCCGAGGACCACTGGCCGCGCCGCTGGGCTTCAGCCTACCTCGACTTTGCGGCGGGGGAGAAGCGGTCGTGGCTGACGGGTCAGGGGATGCGCTTTTTCCCCGCCGTCGGCTGGGCCGAGCGCGGCGGGCAGGGGGCGGACGCGCCGGGCAACAGCGTCCCGCGTTTCCACATCACCTGGGGCACCGGGCCGGGCGTGGTGGAGCCCTTCGAGCGGCGGGTGCGCGAACACGTGGGGACGGGACGGATCGCCTTGCGCTTCCGCCACCGGGTGCGTGGCCTGAACATCACGAACGGCGTCGTCCACGGGGTTTACGGCGACGTGCTCGAACCCTCCGACGTGGGGCGCGGCGAGGCGAGTTCGCGGGTCGTGGTGGACGACTTTAGCCTGAACGCGGGGGCGGTCGTCGTGACCTCGGGCGGGATCGGCGGCAACTTCGACCTCGTGCGGCGGAACTGGCCGGTGGACCGGATGGGCCCTCCTCCGAAGTTCATGGTGGCGGGCGTGCCCCGGCATGTGGACGGCGAGTTGCAGGCCACCGTCGCGCGGACAGGGGCGAACCTCATCCACGAGGACCGCATGTGGCACTACACCGAGGGGCTGCGCAACTGGAACCCGGTCTGGCCGGGACACGGCATCCGCATCCTGCCCGGCCCCAGCAGCCTGTGGCTCGACCCCACCGGGCGGCGCCTGCCCTTTCCGCACTACCCCGGCTTCGACACCCTCGCCACCCTGACGCATATCACCCGCAGCGGCTACCCGCACACGTGGTTTCTCCTCAACCGCCGCATCATCAAAAAGGAGTTCGGCCTCTCCGGCAGCGAGCAGAATCCCGACCTGACGGGCCGGGACGTGCGCCTCGTCCTGCGCCGCGTGACGGGGAAGGTGCCCGCTCCCGTGCAGGCCTTCATGGACCACGGCGAGGACTTCGTGATCCGCGACAATCTGCGCGACCTCGTGGCTGAGATGAACGCGCTCGTCGGCACTCAGGACGTGGACTACGCGACCGTCGAGCGGGAGGTGCAGGACCGCGACGCGCAGCTTGCGAACGAGGTGGGGAAGGACACCCAGCTCGCCCTCGTGCGTGGGGCGCGGGGCCTGCGCAGCGAGCGGCTGATGCGCGTCTCGCCGCCCGCCCCGATCCTCGACCCGGCGGGCGGACCGTTGATCGCCGTGCGGCTGAACGTCCTCACCCGCAAGACCCTCGGCGGGCTGGAGACCGACTTGCAGGGGCGGGTCCTCAGACCGGGCGGCGAGGTCATCCCCGGCCTGTACGCGGCGGGCGAGGTCGCGGGCTTCGGCGGGGGCGGGATGCACGGGTACCGCTCGCTGGAGGGGACCTTCCTGGGCGGCTGTCTCCTGAGCGGGCGGGTGGCGGGGCGGGCGAGCGCGGCGGCGGTGTGA